A section of the Mangifera indica cultivar Alphonso chromosome 12, CATAS_Mindica_2.1, whole genome shotgun sequence genome encodes:
- the LOC123192608 gene encoding protein NETWORKED 4B-like: protein METNMKMTQSEYSESSLWISKISPLNSKPLAEHLEEMGQSVKQMLKLIGDGESLPKKAETDGPELVTHIQEFYHLYLSLAECYNNFTGELQKTIPSTFQLQGSGNSKSVSSQGSLLTPDQKLGLLYSSHQAASSSSGGSSDFSMKELSSSSSSDTESESSNTIKFYSAAPGKTEGKGLNEKIIELGTELPNIKEKLQLAEGDNADSFLEVRENRSYEELLGRVIKYEEKLRVSNLRLQLSEEEVAKLKNELQALTESVKRDIEMREADLEMVRREVFKLENYKFELETCVSDSKLRIERLMQELEVSRERLQESDKEIQRLKNEFAIEIAEHTYQLKGQLMLAQEDVVMLRASLDSERSQALKLQETIVKYEGDLSDYIDEIRELKVALNDAEENFSLEKTQLQCKATTLLEKQTLADARFKELELQGKVLEDKIKQCEIEKMEMKRLHEAQQSGMQHEISQLKVEVAERSRHIEAMGNKLDSRKLKYDMLMAEKDEFNAKVNTLRAEVSYRDDCIRQKDVLLQRASMEHAQLMAGAGTTEKVVNELRVRVKELEKEVEEQKNMILGGAEEKREAIRQLCFSLEHYRSGYKELCQAFISNKRHQYVAA, encoded by the exons ATGGAAACAAATATGAAGATGACACAATCCGAATATTCAGAATCAAGTTTGTGGATTAGTAAAATTAGTCCCCTGAATTCTAAGCCACTAGCAGAACATCTTGAAG AGATGGGCCAGAGTGTCAAGCAAATGCTGAAACTGATAGGAGATGGCGAGTCTTTGCCGAAGAAGGCTGAAACAGATGGCCCAGAGTTGGTTACTCACATTCAGGAATTTTATCACTTGTATCTGTCTTTGGCTGAGTGCTATAATAATTTCACAGGAGAATTACAAAAGACTATACCGTCAACTTTCCAACTGCAGGGTTCTGGCAATTCTAAATCTGTCTCTAGCCAAGGCTCTCTACTAACACCTGATCAAAAGCTGGGTTTACTTTACTCTAGTCATCAAGCTGCATCTTCCAGCTCTGGCGGAAGCTCTGATTTTTCTATGAAGGAATTATCTTCATCCTCGTCATCAGATACAGAGTCAGAATCTTCTAACACCATCAAATTTTACTCAGCTGCACCTGGGAAGACAGAAGGCAAGGGAttaaatgaaaagattattGAGCTGGGAACTGAGCTTCCGAACATAAAAGAGAAGCTCCAGTTGGCTGAGGGAGACAATGCTGATAGTTTTTTGGAGGTGAGAGAAAACCGAAGTTACGAAGAGTTACTTGGAAGAGTTATCAAGTATGAGGAAAAGCTAAGAGTTTCAAACCTAAGACTCCAGTTGTCTGAAGAAGAGGTTGCCAAGTTGAAGAATGAGCTTCAGGCTCTGACTGAATCTGTGAAGAGAGATATCGAAATGAGGGAAGCTGATCTTGAGATGGTGAGAAGAGAAGTGTTTAAACTGGAAAACTATAAGTTTGAATTAGAAACTTGTGTTTCAGACTCTAAGTTGAGGATTGAGAGGTTGATGCAAGAGCTTGAAGTAAGTAGAGAAAGGCTGCAGGAATCAGACAAAGAGATTCAACGATTGAAGAATGAATTTGCGATTGAAATTGCTGAACATACTTATCAACTAAAAGGCCAGCTTATGTTGGCTCAAGAAGATGTAGTTATGCTGAGGGCTAGTCTTGATTCTGAGAGAAGCCAGGCTTTGAAGTTGCAAGAGACAATTGTAAAATACGAAGGTGATCTATCTGACTATATTGATGAGATACGGGAATTGAAAGTTGCACTGAATGATGCCGAAGAAAACTTTTCTTTGGAAAAAACACAGCTGCAGTGTAAAGCGACTACTCTGTTAGAGAAACAGACCCTTGCAGATGCAAGGTTCAAAGAATTGGAGTTGCAAGGCAAAGTTCTGGAGGATAAGATAAAGCAATGTGAAATTGAGAAAATGGAGATGAAACGTTTGCATGAGGCCCAACAAAGTGGGATGCAACACGAGATCAGTCAATTGAAGGTAGAAGTTGCTGAGAGAAGTAGGCATATTGAAGCTATGGGCAATAAACTTGACAGTCGTAAATTGAAATATGACATGCTTATGGCAGAGAAAGATGAGTTTAATGCAAAAGTAAACACACTGAGGGCAGAGGTGAGTTATCGAGATGATTGCATTAGGCAAAAGGATGTGCTTTTGCAAAGGGCAAGCATGGAGCATGCACAACTGATGGCTGGAGCTGGAACCACAGAGAAGGTAGTTAATGAATTAAGAGTGAGAGTGAAGGAGCTGGAGAAAGAGGTAGAGGAGCAGAAAAACATGATATTAGGTGGGGCAGAGGAGAAAAGAGAGGCTATACGGCAGCTTTGTTTTTCGCTTGAGCATTACAGGAGTGGATATAAAGAACTTTGTCAAGCATTTATTAGTAACAAGAGGCATCAATATGTTGCTGCGTAA
- the LOC123192525 gene encoding protein ENHANCED DISEASE RESISTANCE 4-like isoform X2 has translation MESQSEIHKFRFVRCPRCRQLLPEPANVLVYQCGGCSTFLQVKHRNIDSKSASSGSCGIDAAKRDELHHDSSESVSSSLKETLLSTGESSLNQNNGDQNISTDCNIEKFVGVNSSDKDRNNENDHLESPDCDIKTAEVSNEFCSSTAHAFHQSEELPLLTEPNSEVEVHNGNSLSEEEKTKFDIDNESGSSLTRLNTDNTMVRMNINSTVTSYRTAGESISSDIFISSPDEHQEQLHMSGNDSYSHLRSTAAFETTILSSELSCNLECLSKSPKNRGSHAYDGSVSSYDGIDDQVPNQQMDRYKNAFSAPNSCASEEGSRTDKFLTDSSSVLQLQGRNFTQDISNKRHCPLNGRKWNGDELLESTTHGYTVGNRIRRERDELLSSMPYYQRDYPAGYESGSSSSQLPDEMLLRSSEHDEIKLLKMVYELQDQLNKRCYVNEKPNQRDSSGVPTKEKYIPTDYSSELTEEEISQDLNYHSYPERRRQDWQRSAPLPPSIHSHNKRFHWFHPGHSYYSSYRSCPSSPQQFTDSKFSKWGRETKSDDQRHEDLRMKKSMREKHHPVRRHLRPTVGGAPFLICYACSKPLQLPADFLMFKRRFHLLRCGACSEVLKFSLENRTHIACYTPNAEAPPPREIDGYCEAINRRNSAASFYSTYRDPVIPTPSYSLQGSTDARDITAGSSESMEERKNLVLKQSRNKYKNPVETYKPAGPSSSKSASGKKSSEIEELPTRTGSPLHRLMGYSSASRVIRGSVLSSSGTSSFYMQTVVGE, from the exons ATGGAAAGCCAATCAGAGATTCACAAATTTCGATTTGTTCGGTGTCCTAGATGTCGGCAGCTGCTTCCAGAACCTGCAAATGTCCTTGTATACCAGTGTGGTGGATGTAGCACTTTTCTACAAG TGAAACATCGAAATATCGATTCCAAAAGCGCAAGCTCTGGTTCATGTGGAATAGATGCTGCTAAGAGGGATGAGTTGCATCATGATAGTTCAGAATCTGTCAGCTCTAGTCTGAAAGAAACTCTTTTGTCCACAGGAGAAAGTTCGTTGAACCAAAACAATGGGGATCAAAATATATCCACAGATTGCAATATTGAGAAGTTTGTAGGCGTAAACTCATCAGATAAAGATCGAAATAACGAAAATGATCATCTTGAATCTCCGGATTGTGATATCAAAACTGCTGAAGTATCCAATGAATTTTGTTCATCGACTGCACATGCTTTTCATCAGAGTGAAGAGCTACCACTATTAACTGAACCGAATTCAGAAGTAGAGGTACATAATGGGAACTCACTTTCAGAGGAGGAAAAGACAAAATTTGACATTGACAATGAGAGTGGCTCAAGTTTGACAAGATTGAATACTGACAACACAATGGTGAGAATGAATATCAATTCAACTGTTACTTCTTATAGAACCGCAGGGGAAAGCATTTCATCggacatttttatttcttctccTGATGAACATCAGGAGCAACTTCATATGAGTGGTAATGACAGCTATAGCCATCTAAGGTCTACTGCTGCTTTTGAAACTACAATTCTTAGTTCTGAGCTCAGTTGTAACCTTGAATGTCTGTCGAAGTCCCCAAAAAACAGAGGCTCCCATGCTTATGATGGCAGTGTCTCTTCTTATGATGGAATTGATGATCAAGTTCCCAACCAGCAAATGGATCGGTACAAAAATGCTTTCAGTGCTCCGAACTCGTGTGCCTCTGAAGAAGGGTCCAGAACAGACAAATTCCTTACAGATAGTAGTTCTGTACTGCAACTTCAAGGAAGGAATTTCACACAGGACATATCAAATAAGAGGCACTGCCCCTTGAATGGCAGAAAGTGGAATGGAGACGAGTTGCTAGAATCCACAACACATGGCTATACTGTTGGAAACAGGATcagaagagagagagatgagTTATTGTCTTCAATGCCTTACTATCAGAGGGATTATCCAGCTGGCTATGAAAGTGGTAGCTCTTCCAGTCAATTGCCTGATGAGATGCTTCTCCGTTCAAGTGAACACGACGAGATCAAACTTCTGAAAATGGTTTATGAACTGCAGGATCAACTTAACAAAAGATGCTATGTGAATGAAAAGCCAAATCAAAGGGATTCCTCCGGAGTTCCTACGAAAGAGAAGTATATTCCTACCGATTATAGTAGCGAGTTAACCGAGGAAGAAATCTCTCAGGACTTAAACTATCATAGTTATCCTGAAAGACGCAGGCAG GACTGGCAGCGCTCAGCACCACTACCCCCATCAATCCATTCTCACAACAAACGATTTCATTGGTTCCACCCGGGCCACAGTTATTATAGTTCCTACAGGTCGTGTCCCTCCAGCCCCCAACAATTTACAGACTCTAAGTTCTCCAAATGGGGCCGTGAAACAAAGTCTGATGACCAGAGGCATGAAGATCTTCGTATGAAGAAATCAATGAGAGAGAAACATCACCCTGTTAGGCGACATCTCCGGCCCACTGTTGGTGGTGCTCCTTTCTTAATTTGTTATGCTTGCTCAAAACCGCTCCAGCTACCTGCAGATTTTCTCATGTTCAAGAGGAGGTTCCATCTGCTGAGGTGCGGCGCTTGTTCTGAGGTACTAAAGTTTTCCCTTGAAAATAGAACTCACATAGCTTGCTATACACCAAATGCTGAAGCTCCCCCACCAAGGGAGATTGATGGTTATTGTGAAGCTATAAATAGAAGAAATTCGGCTGCATCTTTTTACTCCACATATAGAGATCCTGTAATCCCCACACCATCTTACAGCCTCCAGGGCAGTACAGATGCCAGAGATATAACAGCTGGTTCTTCTGAGTCAATGGAGGAGAGAAAGAACCTTGTTCTGAAACAGTCCCGAAACAAATATAAGAATCCTGTGGAAACATACAAGCCAGCTGGTCCTTCCTCCAGTAAGTCCGCATCAGGGAAAAAATCCTCAGAAATTGAGGAGCTGCCAACAAGAACAGGTTCTCCTCTTCATCGGCTCATGGGTTATTCTTCAGCAAGCCGGGTGATTAGAGGTTCTGTCCTATCTAGCTCGGGCACAAGCTCATTCTATATGCAAACCGTAGTAGGGGAATAG
- the LOC123192525 gene encoding protein ENHANCED DISEASE RESISTANCE 4-like isoform X1, with the protein MESQSEIHKFRFVRCPRCRQLLPEPANVLVYQCGGCSTFLQVKHRNIDSKSASSGSCGIDAAKRDELHHDSSESVSSSLKETLLSTGESSLNQNNGDQNISTDCNIEKFVGVNSSDKDRNNENDHLESPDCDIKTAEVSNEFCSSTAHAFHQSEELPLLTEPNSEVEVHNGNSLSEEEKTKFDIDNESGSSLTRLNTDNTMVRMNINSTVTSYRTAGESISSDIFISSPDEHQEQLHMSGNDSYSHLRSTAAFETTILSSELSCNLECLSKSPKNRGSHAYDGSVSSYDGIDDQVPNQQMDRYKNAFSAPNSCASEEGSRTDKFLTDSSSVLQLQGRNFTQDISNKRHCPLNGRKWNGDELLESTTHGYTVGNRIRRERDELLSSMPYYQRDYPAGYESGSSSSQLPDEMLLRSSEHDEIKLLKMVYELQDQLNKRCYVNEKPNQRDSSGVPTKEKYIPTDYSSELTEEEISQDLNYHSYPERRRQVSNCSNPYKVSRLPFSEEASINRHHIDRCSCIHCCPQDWQRSAPLPPSIHSHNKRFHWFHPGHSYYSSYRSCPSSPQQFTDSKFSKWGRETKSDDQRHEDLRMKKSMREKHHPVRRHLRPTVGGAPFLICYACSKPLQLPADFLMFKRRFHLLRCGACSEVLKFSLENRTHIACYTPNAEAPPPREIDGYCEAINRRNSAASFYSTYRDPVIPTPSYSLQGSTDARDITAGSSESMEERKNLVLKQSRNKYKNPVETYKPAGPSSSKSASGKKSSEIEELPTRTGSPLHRLMGYSSASRVIRGSVLSSSGTSSFYMQTVVGE; encoded by the exons ATGGAAAGCCAATCAGAGATTCACAAATTTCGATTTGTTCGGTGTCCTAGATGTCGGCAGCTGCTTCCAGAACCTGCAAATGTCCTTGTATACCAGTGTGGTGGATGTAGCACTTTTCTACAAG TGAAACATCGAAATATCGATTCCAAAAGCGCAAGCTCTGGTTCATGTGGAATAGATGCTGCTAAGAGGGATGAGTTGCATCATGATAGTTCAGAATCTGTCAGCTCTAGTCTGAAAGAAACTCTTTTGTCCACAGGAGAAAGTTCGTTGAACCAAAACAATGGGGATCAAAATATATCCACAGATTGCAATATTGAGAAGTTTGTAGGCGTAAACTCATCAGATAAAGATCGAAATAACGAAAATGATCATCTTGAATCTCCGGATTGTGATATCAAAACTGCTGAAGTATCCAATGAATTTTGTTCATCGACTGCACATGCTTTTCATCAGAGTGAAGAGCTACCACTATTAACTGAACCGAATTCAGAAGTAGAGGTACATAATGGGAACTCACTTTCAGAGGAGGAAAAGACAAAATTTGACATTGACAATGAGAGTGGCTCAAGTTTGACAAGATTGAATACTGACAACACAATGGTGAGAATGAATATCAATTCAACTGTTACTTCTTATAGAACCGCAGGGGAAAGCATTTCATCggacatttttatttcttctccTGATGAACATCAGGAGCAACTTCATATGAGTGGTAATGACAGCTATAGCCATCTAAGGTCTACTGCTGCTTTTGAAACTACAATTCTTAGTTCTGAGCTCAGTTGTAACCTTGAATGTCTGTCGAAGTCCCCAAAAAACAGAGGCTCCCATGCTTATGATGGCAGTGTCTCTTCTTATGATGGAATTGATGATCAAGTTCCCAACCAGCAAATGGATCGGTACAAAAATGCTTTCAGTGCTCCGAACTCGTGTGCCTCTGAAGAAGGGTCCAGAACAGACAAATTCCTTACAGATAGTAGTTCTGTACTGCAACTTCAAGGAAGGAATTTCACACAGGACATATCAAATAAGAGGCACTGCCCCTTGAATGGCAGAAAGTGGAATGGAGACGAGTTGCTAGAATCCACAACACATGGCTATACTGTTGGAAACAGGATcagaagagagagagatgagTTATTGTCTTCAATGCCTTACTATCAGAGGGATTATCCAGCTGGCTATGAAAGTGGTAGCTCTTCCAGTCAATTGCCTGATGAGATGCTTCTCCGTTCAAGTGAACACGACGAGATCAAACTTCTGAAAATGGTTTATGAACTGCAGGATCAACTTAACAAAAGATGCTATGTGAATGAAAAGCCAAATCAAAGGGATTCCTCCGGAGTTCCTACGAAAGAGAAGTATATTCCTACCGATTATAGTAGCGAGTTAACCGAGGAAGAAATCTCTCAGGACTTAAACTATCATAGTTATCCTGAAAGACGCAGGCAGGTAAGCAACTGTTCTAATCCGTATAAAGTCTCGCGGCTACCTTTCTCAGAGGAGGCTTCAATAAATAGACACCATATTGACAGGTGCTCATGTATTCATTGCTGTCCCCAGGACTGGCAGCGCTCAGCACCACTACCCCCATCAATCCATTCTCACAACAAACGATTTCATTGGTTCCACCCGGGCCACAGTTATTATAGTTCCTACAGGTCGTGTCCCTCCAGCCCCCAACAATTTACAGACTCTAAGTTCTCCAAATGGGGCCGTGAAACAAAGTCTGATGACCAGAGGCATGAAGATCTTCGTATGAAGAAATCAATGAGAGAGAAACATCACCCTGTTAGGCGACATCTCCGGCCCACTGTTGGTGGTGCTCCTTTCTTAATTTGTTATGCTTGCTCAAAACCGCTCCAGCTACCTGCAGATTTTCTCATGTTCAAGAGGAGGTTCCATCTGCTGAGGTGCGGCGCTTGTTCTGAGGTACTAAAGTTTTCCCTTGAAAATAGAACTCACATAGCTTGCTATACACCAAATGCTGAAGCTCCCCCACCAAGGGAGATTGATGGTTATTGTGAAGCTATAAATAGAAGAAATTCGGCTGCATCTTTTTACTCCACATATAGAGATCCTGTAATCCCCACACCATCTTACAGCCTCCAGGGCAGTACAGATGCCAGAGATATAACAGCTGGTTCTTCTGAGTCAATGGAGGAGAGAAAGAACCTTGTTCTGAAACAGTCCCGAAACAAATATAAGAATCCTGTGGAAACATACAAGCCAGCTGGTCCTTCCTCCAGTAAGTCCGCATCAGGGAAAAAATCCTCAGAAATTGAGGAGCTGCCAACAAGAACAGGTTCTCCTCTTCATCGGCTCATGGGTTATTCTTCAGCAAGCCGGGTGATTAGAGGTTCTGTCCTATCTAGCTCGGGCACAAGCTCATTCTATATGCAAACCGTAGTAGGGGAATAG